One window of Pirellulales bacterium genomic DNA carries:
- a CDS encoding PQQ-dependent sugar dehydrogenase, translating into MAITLKRRVLWTSISICLSLPLLGSAPRADEGPAAFECRWADGEIAIDGKADEAPWSKAQSIEDFSLPWLGEAARPAKTATKARLLWDRENLYFFATMQDSDLYADVEVPDGRTWENDVFELFFKPADDKPGYYEFQVNAAGTVMDMFIPRRGSGGYRRFKGEAAFHVEAKVALDGTLNRWQDHDSAWSVEGRIPWTDFLRTGGRPADGETWKFALCRYDYSVDFEGPELSTCAALRSKPPDFHHHEDYATLIFKGPDKQTALRPYGIESYVPLATSRVIGSPDPPLPYRARRVLPELRLSFPVFVTAEPGSARLWIIDQPSAYGTTRIARTSGEPGSGELETLLQMEEGLAYSLVFHPDFRRNGHVFVGANTKSGSSRRSTRITRYTVAREAPRAFDPASALTIIEWPSAGHDGAALAFGLDRMLYITSGDGTSDSDTDVVGQDLSRLTAKVLRIDVDHPWADQPYSVPADNPFVSVAGARPETWAFGLRNPWRMTVDPATGQIWIGSNGQDLWEHVFLLRRGANYGWSVFEGSHPFYLQRKLADVPHTPPTAEHPHSEARSLTGGVVYHGTKLPELRGAYLYGDYSTGKIWGLRHDGDKVVWHKELADTTLAITAFALDADGEMLIADHQGGGRGGFYTLEPNTDKNTQAAFPRRLSETGLFRSVPGHGMQPGAVPYDVNAPLWSDGAHKERWLVLPPTMTQDGHEVPVRIPFTTDRTWELPDRTVLVKSFALERNEGRPDSRRWIETRLLTRQQGEWAGYSYRWNEEQTEALLVEKEGADQEFTVRSADGERRQTWHYPSRSECMVCHSRAANFVLGVSTVQLNRDNNYGGVVDNQLRVFEHLGLLRVDYQAQASEYLREQLRASSMSAEDAAKRVAEATASRGQRSAAASSLLARSPDRYERLADPDDDREPIDRRARAYLHANCAQCHVEAGGGNAQLDLRFSTARDKMRLVGVEPLHDRFGMERAKLVAAGDPDRSVLLRRISIRGRGQMPQLATSLVDRRAVELIRRWIEEMRTPE; encoded by the coding sequence ATGGCAATCACGTTGAAACGCCGCGTTCTGTGGACTTCGATTTCGATCTGCCTCTCTTTGCCGCTGCTTGGCTCGGCGCCGCGGGCGGATGAGGGTCCGGCAGCCTTCGAATGCCGCTGGGCCGATGGCGAAATCGCCATCGACGGCAAGGCTGACGAAGCGCCTTGGAGCAAGGCTCAATCGATCGAAGACTTCTCCTTGCCGTGGCTCGGTGAGGCTGCGCGGCCGGCCAAAACCGCCACCAAGGCGCGCCTGCTGTGGGACCGTGAGAACCTTTACTTCTTCGCCACCATGCAGGATTCCGATCTCTATGCCGACGTCGAAGTGCCCGACGGCCGCACCTGGGAAAACGACGTCTTCGAATTGTTCTTCAAGCCGGCCGACGATAAGCCGGGCTATTACGAGTTTCAGGTGAACGCGGCCGGCACGGTCATGGATATGTTCATCCCGCGCCGCGGCAGCGGTGGTTATCGGCGGTTCAAGGGCGAGGCCGCCTTCCATGTCGAAGCCAAGGTAGCGCTCGACGGCACGTTGAACCGCTGGCAAGATCACGACTCCGCCTGGTCGGTCGAGGGCCGCATCCCTTGGACCGATTTCTTGCGCACGGGCGGCCGCCCGGCCGACGGCGAGACGTGGAAGTTCGCGCTCTGCCGCTACGATTACTCCGTCGATTTCGAAGGCCCCGAGCTTTCGACCTGCGCTGCCTTGCGGTCAAAGCCGCCCGACTTTCACCATCACGAAGACTATGCCACGCTGATATTCAAGGGCCCCGACAAGCAGACCGCCCTACGGCCTTACGGGATCGAGTCTTACGTCCCCCTGGCCACTTCGCGGGTGATCGGATCGCCCGACCCGCCGCTGCCTTACCGCGCTCGACGCGTGTTGCCCGAACTGCGTCTTTCGTTTCCAGTCTTTGTGACGGCCGAGCCGGGAAGTGCGAGATTGTGGATCATCGACCAGCCCTCCGCTTACGGGACAACGCGCATCGCGCGGACCAGCGGCGAACCCGGCAGCGGCGAACTGGAAACCTTGTTGCAGATGGAGGAGGGGCTCGCCTACTCGCTCGTGTTCCATCCCGACTTTCGTCGGAACGGCCACGTGTTTGTCGGCGCGAATACGAAGTCCGGCAGCAGCCGACGCTCGACTCGCATCACGAGGTATACGGTCGCTCGCGAGGCTCCGCGGGCGTTCGACCCCGCGTCGGCCTTGACCATCATCGAATGGCCATCCGCCGGTCACGACGGCGCGGCCCTGGCCTTCGGCCTCGATCGCATGCTCTACATCACGTCGGGCGACGGCACTTCCGATTCCGACACCGACGTCGTCGGCCAGGATCTGAGCCGACTCACAGCCAAGGTACTGCGGATCGACGTCGATCATCCTTGGGCCGATCAGCCCTATTCAGTCCCTGCCGACAATCCCTTCGTGAGCGTTGCCGGCGCACGGCCCGAGACCTGGGCCTTTGGCTTGCGAAATCCCTGGCGGATGACGGTTGATCCGGCCACCGGGCAGATCTGGATCGGTAGCAACGGCCAAGACCTGTGGGAGCACGTCTTTTTGCTGCGGCGCGGAGCGAACTATGGCTGGAGCGTGTTCGAGGGAAGCCATCCCTTCTACCTGCAGCGCAAACTGGCGGACGTTCCGCACACGCCGCCCACCGCGGAGCACCCGCACTCGGAGGCAAGATCGCTGACCGGGGGAGTCGTGTACCACGGCACCAAGCTGCCGGAGCTGCGGGGCGCCTATCTTTATGGCGACTATTCGACGGGCAAAATCTGGGGCTTGCGACACGACGGCGACAAGGTCGTTTGGCACAAGGAACTGGCCGATACCACCCTGGCGATCACGGCCTTTGCGCTCGACGCCGACGGCGAGATGCTGATCGCCGACCATCAGGGCGGTGGCCGCGGCGGCTTCTACACCTTGGAGCCGAACACCGACAAGAACACACAGGCCGCCTTTCCGCGCCGACTGAGTGAGACGGGCCTTTTTCGCTCGGTGCCCGGACATGGGATGCAACCAGGCGCGGTTCCCTACGACGTCAATGCGCCGCTCTGGTCGGACGGCGCTCACAAGGAGCGCTGGCTGGTCTTGCCGCCCACAATGACTCAGGACGGCCACGAGGTGCCCGTCCGCATCCCCTTTACCACCGATCGCACCTGGGAACTCCCCGATCGGACCGTGCTGGTCAAATCGTTTGCGTTGGAAAGAAACGAAGGCAGGCCAGATTCGCGGCGCTGGATCGAGACCCGCCTGTTGACTCGCCAACAGGGCGAATGGGCCGGCTACTCCTATCGCTGGAACGAGGAGCAGACCGAGGCCCTGCTCGTAGAGAAGGAGGGAGCCGATCAGGAGTTTACGGTCCGCTCGGCGGACGGCGAGCGGCGGCAAACGTGGCACTATCCCAGCCGTAGCGAGTGCATGGTTTGTCACAGCCGGGCGGCCAATTTCGTGCTGGGCGTCTCCACCGTCCAACTGAACCGAGACAACAACTACGGCGGTGTCGTCGACAACCAGTTGCGCGTGTTCGAGCATCTGGGGCTGCTGCGCGTCGATTATCAGGCTCAAGCGAGCGAGTATCTACGGGAACAACTTCGCGCCTCAAGTATGTCGGCCGAAGATGCCGCGAAGCGCGTGGCCGAAGCGACGGCCTCTCGCGGACAGCGGTCGGCGGCGGCTTCGTCCCTTCTCGCGCGATCGCCGGACCGTTATGAACGGCTGGCCGATCCTGATGACGATCGAGAACCGATCGACCGGCGGGCACGAGCGTATTTGCACGCCAACTGTGCCCAATGCCACGTCGAAGCCGGCGGCGGCAATGCGCAACTGGACCTGCGTTTTTCGACGGCCCGCGACAAAATGCGGCTCGTCGGCGTCGAGCCTCTGCATGATCGTTTCGGCATGGAACGGGCGAAGCTGGTGGCGGCCGGCGACCCCGACCGCTCGGTGCTTCTGCGCCGCATCAGCATTCGCGGCCGCGGGCAGATGCCGCAACTCGCTACTTCTTTAGTCGATCGACGAGCGGTGGAGCTGATCCGCAGGTGGATCGAAGAGATGCGGACGCCTGAGTAA
- a CDS encoding PSD1 and planctomycete cytochrome C domain-containing protein, producing the protein MQRPGRHYLAHACLGCVVALSSTASAATTRCLAIVCAISVGLLIFATGLWAAADEAATAEQLFARKVYPVLRSRCFGCHGDDADDISGDLDLRTREAALKGGASGQPAFTAGDPDASPLYVAVSRRNAELAMPPKDNDKLSPDEIGAIRQWITGGAPWPAPARRAELNKDRGWNDDAGVSVPTSGGLSPEWTDRKYNPAGLWAYQPVKKNPPPKAQEPNIDKNEIDAFIDAGLASLGLLPAPPAARRTLIRRASFDLLGLPPTPEEVEAFLGDTDEDAPAFAKVVERLLASPHYGEQMARHWLDVVRYADSSGFANDYERGNAWRFRDYAVRAFNVDKPYDQFVSEQLAGDEIDPDNPELLVAVGFLRMGPWELTAMEVPKVARQRFLDDVTNNVGETFLAHSLQCARCHDHKFDPVPTRDYYGVQACFATTQMAERPAAFLPRENTIDGFQDQVYLERRKQRYEEQLAELDRKSIEAARRWLLDNHLDPAEFEQALTQKSSPARPGGVARREYEQARSRMIKRGVPEERIPPRFAGLAPEELGRDRISRKGLERLAWELDRYRPFAFSVYDGPTPNVSSITAPRRLPGDRQPPGEIEQTCILAGGDPFSPTVPVVPGVLSVVTTVPDATIPESLAGRRRALARWIVDRRNPLTSRVIANRVWQWHFGRGLAANPNNFGATGKPPTHAELLDWLAATLVERGWSLKDLHRTIMASAAYRRSCEHPDRRTVDERGPADASYAVFLPRRLTAEELRDGMLRVSGELNPVLGGVPVRPEINLEAALQPRQVMGALAAAWTPSPSPQDRHRRSIYALKLRGLRDPFYEVFNEPNPDLSCERREAATVVPQVFSLFNSQASYDRAAALASLVLKGGCDDEAAVQAVYRRAFGRPATPDEAAVAMAHWRRMTVRHEKLVLPKPAWPREVVRETVEENTGTKFNFVEPLDEYADFTPDLQLTGADARTRGFAEVCLVIFNSNEFVYVY; encoded by the coding sequence ATGCAACGTCCCGGCCGCCACTACCTTGCGCACGCTTGTCTTGGGTGCGTCGTCGCCTTGTCGTCGACGGCGTCGGCAGCCACCACCCGCTGCCTTGCGATTGTGTGTGCGATCAGCGTTGGGTTGCTGATTTTCGCCACGGGTCTTTGGGCCGCGGCAGACGAGGCAGCAACGGCCGAACAACTCTTTGCCCGAAAAGTCTATCCAGTTTTGCGGTCCCGCTGCTTCGGCTGTCATGGCGACGACGCCGACGATATCAGCGGCGACCTGGACTTGCGCACGCGCGAAGCCGCCCTCAAAGGCGGCGCCAGCGGTCAGCCCGCGTTCACGGCCGGCGATCCCGACGCCAGCCCGCTCTATGTCGCCGTCAGCCGTCGGAACGCCGAGCTGGCGATGCCGCCCAAGGACAACGACAAGCTCTCTCCGGACGAGATCGGGGCGATTCGACAATGGATTACCGGCGGCGCGCCTTGGCCCGCGCCGGCACGGCGAGCGGAGTTGAACAAGGACCGCGGCTGGAACGACGATGCCGGCGTATCGGTCCCCACCAGCGGCGGCCTTTCGCCCGAATGGACGGACCGCAAGTACAACCCGGCCGGCTTGTGGGCCTATCAGCCGGTGAAAAAAAACCCGCCTCCGAAGGCGCAAGAACCCAACATCGACAAGAACGAAATCGATGCCTTCATCGACGCGGGCCTGGCGTCGCTCGGCCTGCTGCCCGCCCCGCCTGCCGCCCGCCGCACGCTCATCCGCCGCGCCAGCTTCGATCTGCTCGGCTTGCCGCCGACGCCGGAGGAAGTCGAAGCCTTCCTTGGCGACACGGACGAAGATGCGCCGGCTTTCGCCAAGGTCGTCGAGCGGCTGTTGGCCTCGCCGCACTATGGAGAGCAGATGGCCCGGCACTGGCTTGATGTGGTGCGCTATGCAGACTCTTCAGGCTTCGCCAACGACTATGAGCGCGGCAACGCCTGGCGGTTCCGTGATTACGCCGTCCGGGCATTCAACGTCGACAAACCCTACGATCAGTTCGTCAGCGAGCAACTTGCCGGCGATGAGATCGACCCTGACAACCCGGAACTGCTGGTGGCCGTCGGCTTTCTGCGCATGGGCCCTTGGGAGCTGACGGCGATGGAAGTTCCCAAAGTGGCGCGCCAGCGGTTTCTTGACGACGTGACCAACAACGTGGGAGAGACGTTCTTGGCCCACTCGCTCCAGTGTGCCCGGTGTCACGATCACAAGTTCGATCCGGTTCCCACGCGCGATTACTATGGCGTTCAGGCATGCTTTGCCACGACGCAGATGGCCGAGCGGCCCGCCGCGTTTCTCCCGCGGGAAAACACGATCGACGGCTTTCAGGATCAGGTCTATCTCGAACGCCGTAAGCAACGATACGAGGAACAGCTTGCCGAACTTGATCGGAAGTCGATCGAAGCGGCACGGCGGTGGCTGCTCGACAATCATCTGGACCCGGCCGAGTTCGAGCAAGCCCTGACGCAAAAATCGTCCCCCGCGCGCCCGGGTGGCGTCGCTCGCCGCGAGTATGAACAGGCGCGGTCGAGGATGATCAAGCGCGGCGTGCCGGAAGAGCGGATACCGCCGCGATTCGCCGGTCTTGCGCCGGAAGAGCTCGGCCGCGATCGTATCTCCCGCAAGGGGCTCGAACGTCTCGCCTGGGAACTCGATCGCTATCGGCCGTTCGCCTTCTCGGTTTATGACGGACCGACGCCCAACGTGTCGTCCATCACCGCTCCGCGGCGCTTACCCGGCGATCGCCAGCCGCCGGGCGAAATCGAGCAGACCTGCATTCTGGCCGGCGGCGATCCGTTTTCACCGACGGTGCCGGTAGTCCCCGGCGTGTTGAGCGTCGTAACCACGGTTCCCGATGCGACGATTCCCGAGAGCCTTGCTGGTCGCCGCCGCGCATTGGCCCGCTGGATTGTCGACCGGCGAAATCCGTTGACCAGCCGCGTGATTGCGAACCGCGTGTGGCAATGGCACTTTGGCCGCGGGCTCGCCGCCAACCCTAATAATTTCGGCGCGACCGGCAAGCCGCCGACCCATGCCGAGCTGCTCGACTGGCTGGCGGCCACGCTGGTCGAACGCGGCTGGTCTCTGAAGGATCTGCACCGCACGATCATGGCTTCGGCGGCCTACCGCCGCTCGTGCGAGCACCCCGATCGCCGCACTGTGGACGAACGCGGTCCGGCGGATGCGAGTTACGCGGTGTTCCTGCCGCGGCGGCTCACTGCCGAAGAGCTGCGCGACGGCATGCTCCGTGTCTCAGGCGAGCTCAATCCCGTCTTGGGCGGCGTGCCGGTGCGCCCGGAGATCAACCTGGAAGCCGCCTTGCAGCCGCGGCAAGTCATGGGTGCGCTGGCCGCGGCCTGGACGCCCAGCCCTTCGCCGCAAGACCGTCATCGCCGCTCGATTTATGCTTTGAAGCTGCGCGGCCTCCGCGACCCGTTCTACGAGGTCTTCAATGAGCCGAATCCCGACTTGTCGTGCGAGCGGCGCGAAGCGGCGACCGTCGTTCCCCAGGTCTTCAGCTTGTTCAACAGCCAAGCGAGTTACGATCGGGCTGCCGCCCTGGCGTCGCTGGTGCTCAAAGGCGGCTGCGACGACGAAGCCGCGGTGCAAGCGGTTTATCGCCGCGCCTTCGGCCGCCCGGCCACGCCGGATGAGGCGGCCGTGGCAATGGCGCATTGGCGGCGGATGACGGTCCGCCACGAGAAGCTTGTGTTGCCCAAACCGGCCTGGCCGCGGGAGGTCGTCCGCGAAACCGTGGAAGAGAACACCGGCACGAAGTTCAACTTCGTTGAGCCACTCGACGAATACGCCGACTTCACGCCGGACCTGCAACTCACCGGCGCCGACGCTCGCACCCGCGGGTTCGCGGAGGTGTGCCTCGTGATCTTCAACTCCAACGAGTTCGTCTATGTCTACTGA
- a CDS encoding DUF1501 domain-containing protein, whose protein sequence is MPDAAGRSLDRRAFFFGAGSSMAGVALAALVADETTALAAEPAVSQLTARPPHFAAKAKRCIFLTMEGGPSHVDTFDPKPALARLHLKEFVREGRMKSAMESGKRYYVQSPFAFRKVGQSGADMAENWEHLARCADDLCFFRGCQVDSVNHPSALYQMNTGNRFGGDPAIGAWVTYGLGSFNANLPGFIVLPEVTYPQGGAANWSNGFLPAAYQGTPLRAKGSPILDLNPPPGITPEHQRANLDFLAQLNRAHHERHAWHDELSARIDNYELAFRMQAQTPGLLDLGGEDEETLTMYGIGRGPTDAFGRKCLLARRLIEQGVRFVQLYHGSWDSHDFIERAHGNLVRQVDRPIMALLIDLRRRGLLEETLVVWCGEFGRTPDNGVRGGTAYGRDHNPKAMTIWLAGGGVNAGHTIGATDETGAEAVECVHHVRDLHVTLLRLLGLDDNKLTYYHSGRFKQLSQFGGQPIKELMG, encoded by the coding sequence ATGCCCGACGCAGCGGGTCGCTCGCTCGACCGCCGCGCGTTTTTCTTCGGCGCCGGAAGCTCGATGGCCGGAGTTGCCTTGGCGGCGCTCGTGGCCGACGAAACGACGGCGCTTGCCGCGGAGCCGGCGGTTTCGCAGTTGACAGCCAGGCCGCCGCACTTCGCCGCCAAGGCCAAACGCTGTATCTTCCTCACGATGGAGGGTGGCCCGAGTCACGTTGACACCTTCGATCCAAAACCCGCGCTCGCTCGCCTTCACTTGAAGGAGTTCGTGCGCGAGGGCCGGATGAAGTCGGCCATGGAAAGCGGCAAACGCTACTACGTGCAAAGCCCGTTCGCGTTCCGCAAAGTCGGACAGTCGGGCGCCGACATGGCCGAAAACTGGGAACATCTTGCCCGCTGCGCCGACGACTTATGCTTCTTTCGCGGCTGCCAGGTCGATTCGGTGAATCATCCGTCGGCCTTGTATCAGATGAACACCGGCAACCGCTTCGGCGGCGATCCGGCGATCGGCGCCTGGGTGACCTATGGCCTCGGTTCGTTCAATGCCAACCTGCCGGGGTTTATCGTGCTGCCCGAAGTCACGTATCCCCAGGGCGGCGCGGCGAACTGGAGCAACGGCTTTCTGCCGGCGGCCTATCAGGGCACGCCGCTACGCGCCAAGGGTTCGCCCATACTCGACCTCAACCCTCCGCCGGGCATCACGCCGGAACACCAGCGGGCGAACCTCGACTTTTTGGCCCAGTTGAATCGCGCGCATCACGAGCGGCACGCCTGGCACGATGAGCTGTCCGCCCGGATCGACAACTACGAACTGGCCTTCCGCATGCAAGCGCAGACGCCGGGGCTGCTCGATTTGGGCGGCGAAGATGAGGAAACTTTGACGATGTACGGCATCGGCCGCGGACCGACCGACGCCTTTGGCCGCAAGTGTCTATTGGCCCGGCGTCTGATCGAACAGGGCGTGCGGTTCGTGCAGCTTTATCACGGCTCTTGGGACTCGCACGACTTTATCGAACGGGCCCACGGCAACCTGGTGCGCCAGGTTGATCGACCGATCATGGCCTTGCTTATCGATCTGCGCCGCCGAGGTCTGCTGGAGGAAACGCTGGTGGTTTGGTGCGGCGAGTTCGGCCGCACTCCCGACAACGGCGTTCGTGGCGGCACGGCCTACGGCCGCGACCACAACCCGAAAGCGATGACCATCTGGCTGGCGGGCGGCGGAGTGAATGCCGGGCACACCATCGGCGCCACCGACGAGACGGGCGCCGAGGCGGTCGAGTGCGTGCATCACGTGCGCGACCTGCACGTGACCTTGTTGCGGCTGTTGGGGCTCGACGACAACAAGCTGACTTACTATCACAGCGGCCGGTTCAAGCAGCTTTCACAATTCGGCGGCCAGCCGATCAAGGAATTGATGGGCTGA
- a CDS encoding tetratricopeptide repeat protein, translating into MDRCLRHVLHWLVAACGASMGCHFRGADGPVPRSLVLSRQLSQQGVSAMEHGNWVRADELLAQAVKVFPQDAEARFHYAEALWHRRQQAAALEQLDKALQLSPDDPELLVRAAQMRTALGQAAEAGELIERALDVDPKNAAVWSLRGRLRRDAGEPREALADYHRALGYRPDDRETLLDVAEVYRQLNQPQRALATLQTLSETYPPGEEPAQVFYLTGLAYDALGRCAEAADLLALARDRGPPAVETLYRLAEAQWKAGRETEARQTTAQLLAVSPGHPGGMALVERLDVAQRPRPQLR; encoded by the coding sequence ATGGACCGGTGTCTTCGGCATGTATTGCACTGGCTGGTGGCCGCCTGCGGGGCGAGCATGGGGTGCCATTTTCGCGGGGCGGACGGCCCCGTGCCGCGGTCGCTGGTGCTGTCGCGGCAACTGTCGCAGCAGGGCGTCAGCGCCATGGAGCATGGCAACTGGGTCCGCGCCGACGAGCTGCTGGCCCAGGCGGTGAAGGTCTTTCCGCAAGACGCCGAGGCCCGCTTTCACTATGCCGAAGCGCTCTGGCACCGCCGACAACAGGCGGCCGCGCTGGAGCAACTCGACAAGGCCTTGCAGCTTTCGCCCGACGACCCGGAACTGCTGGTGCGCGCGGCCCAGATGAGGACCGCCCTGGGCCAGGCCGCCGAGGCCGGCGAGCTGATCGAACGAGCGCTCGACGTCGATCCGAAGAACGCGGCCGTATGGTCGCTGCGCGGGCGGCTGCGGCGCGACGCCGGCGAGCCGCGCGAGGCCCTGGCCGACTACCACCGCGCGTTGGGCTATCGTCCCGATGACCGCGAGACCTTGCTCGACGTGGCGGAGGTCTACCGCCAGCTCAACCAACCGCAGCGGGCCCTGGCGACGTTGCAAACGTTGAGCGAAACGTATCCGCCGGGCGAGGAGCCGGCCCAGGTGTTTTACTTGACGGGTCTGGCCTACGACGCTTTGGGGCGGTGCGCCGAGGCGGCCGATTTGCTGGCGCTGGCCCGCGACCGCGGACCGCCGGCGGTCGAAACGCTCTATCGCTTGGCCGAAGCTCAATGGAAGGCCGGACGCGAGACCGAGGCACGTCAGACGACGGCCCAACTCTTGGCCGTGTCTCCAGGTCATCCCGGCGGCATGGCCCTCGTCGAACGCCTCGACGTGGCCCAACGCCCGCGACCGCAACTGCGTTGA
- a CDS encoding DUF4058 family protein produces the protein MARLLNQGVLPTGYYAVPLVDRDGPIDIDVAALHDHEASHSASDGVEPRTWAAPAPAVAVAVDLATVDGVEVQVFAEEGDPRLAAAVELLSPRNKDRLAARQAFAVKCVGCLQQGSSVVVVDTVTTRRADLRSTILSLLGVDLGAAALPPAGLSAVSYRAVGRDEEWQQLEVWPAPLALGQPLPTLPLWIASDYSVPLDLEASYQMTCADLRIHQAPVRPLPTADSN, from the coding sequence ATGGCCCGGTTGCTGAACCAGGGTGTCTTGCCCACAGGCTATTACGCCGTCCCTCTCGTGGACCGCGACGGACCCATCGACATCGACGTGGCCGCACTGCACGACCATGAGGCATCTCATTCCGCGAGCGATGGGGTCGAGCCGCGGACATGGGCCGCACCGGCCCCGGCCGTAGCGGTCGCCGTCGATCTGGCAACCGTCGATGGTGTCGAGGTTCAGGTTTTTGCTGAAGAGGGCGATCCGCGCCTCGCGGCCGCGGTCGAGCTGCTTAGCCCACGCAACAAGGACCGCCTGGCAGCCCGGCAGGCGTTCGCGGTCAAGTGTGTCGGCTGCCTGCAACAGGGTAGTAGCGTCGTGGTTGTCGATACGGTCACCACGCGACGAGCCGACCTGAGGAGTACCATCCTGTCCCTCCTCGGGGTCGATCTGGGCGCGGCCGCGCTACCACCGGCGGGGCTGTCGGCAGTTTCCTACCGAGCTGTCGGGCGTGACGAAGAATGGCAACAACTTGAGGTTTGGCCGGCGCCGCTCGCTCTGGGACAGCCACTGCCGACCCTTCCCTTATGGATCGCCTCCGACTACTCAGTGCCTCTTGATCTGGAAGCAAGCTACCAAATGACGTGCGCGGACCTTCGCATCCATCAAGCGCCCGTCCGCCCACTGCCGACTGCTGACTCGAATTAG
- a CDS encoding formylmethanofuran dehydrogenase subunit C, translated as MVKRPLALQLKYRVATPLPVEIEGLLPFAVRDKSLAEIEKLPLFHGNRQLPVGEFFAVSGDPSDLRIEFQGNLAGVHWIGAKMSAGAIHVAGPAGRHVGSEMSGGEIHVSGDAGDWLGGEMHGGLIDVRGRAGHLVGAAYRGGARGMTKGTILVGGDAGDEVGHSMRRGLIAVGGSIGDAPAANMIAGSLLAFGACGARAAAGMRRGAVLLFGDKPVLLPTFKPAGRCRPLYVRMYLLHLRRLGFPVAEELLAADYLLYHGDLLAAGRGEVLVRL; from the coding sequence TTGGTTAAACGACCTTTGGCCCTGCAGCTTAAGTATCGCGTCGCCACGCCGCTGCCCGTCGAGATCGAAGGGCTTCTGCCTTTCGCCGTGCGCGACAAGTCGCTGGCCGAGATCGAAAAGCTGCCGCTGTTTCACGGCAACCGTCAATTGCCTGTGGGCGAGTTCTTTGCCGTGTCGGGCGACCCGAGCGATCTGCGGATCGAGTTCCAGGGGAACCTGGCCGGCGTACACTGGATCGGCGCCAAGATGAGCGCGGGGGCCATCCACGTGGCGGGTCCCGCCGGCCGGCACGTGGGAAGTGAGATGTCGGGAGGAGAGATCCACGTGTCGGGCGACGCCGGCGACTGGCTCGGCGGCGAGATGCACGGCGGGCTGATCGACGTGCGCGGCCGCGCCGGGCACCTGGTCGGCGCGGCCTATCGCGGCGGCGCGCGGGGCATGACCAAGGGAACCATCCTGGTCGGCGGCGACGCGGGCGACGAAGTCGGCCACAGCATGCGGCGCGGTTTGATCGCCGTCGGCGGCTCGATCGGCGATGCTCCCGCGGCGAACATGATTGCCGGCAGCCTGCTGGCGTTCGGCGCGTGCGGGGCGCGTGCCGCGGCCGGCATGCGCCGCGGCGCGGTGCTGCTGTTCGGCGACAAGCCGGTGTTGTTGCCCACCTTCAAGCCGGCGGGCCGCTGCCGGCCGCTCTACGTGCGGATGTACTTGCTCCATCTGCGGCGGCTGGGGTTTCCGGTGGCCGAGGAGCTACTGGCCGCCGACTACCTGCTTTATCACGGCGACCTGCTGGCGGCCGGCCGCGGCGAAGTGTTGGTCCGCCTGTAA
- a CDS encoding DUF4258 domain-containing protein, whose protein sequence is MGTLFKKIQVAISNERYLVSSHADERCEERGISDWQIIAGFSDSELLRERPASKPNPSVVVRQELADGTEVEAIWAYLADSGRAMLVTVYFTE, encoded by the coding sequence ATGGGGACATTATTCAAGAAGATTCAGGTGGCGATCAGTAACGAGCGCTATCTTGTTTCTTCGCACGCCGACGAGCGATGCGAAGAGCGAGGAATAAGTGACTGGCAGATCATCGCCGGCTTCTCGGACAGCGAGCTTTTACGCGAGCGACCGGCTAGCAAGCCGAATCCTTCCGTTGTCGTTCGACAAGAGCTGGCGGATGGCACGGAGGTGGAAGCCATTTGGGCATATTTGGCCGATAGTGGCCGTGCGATGCTAGTAACGGTTTATTTCACGGAGTAG